One region of Trinickia violacea genomic DNA includes:
- a CDS encoding electron transfer flavoprotein subunit alpha/FixB family protein, with protein MNTLVIAEHDNAQLKAATLHTVTAARQLNGNVHVLVAGHDALAAAQAASAIEGVDKVILIDAPHLADGLAENVAAQVLALASGYTHLFFPATAAGKNVAPRVAAKLDASQISDVTAIHSADTFDRPIYAGNAIATVQCADAAKVATIRTTAFEAASAAGGNAPVETKDAAAENTRVRFVRREVAVSERPELTSARIVVSGGRGMGSAENFALLDPLAQKLGAAVGASRAAVDSGFAPNDWQVGQTGKIVAPQLYIAVGISGAIQHLAGMKDSKVIVAINKDAEAPIFSVADYGLVADLFEAVPQITQAL; from the coding sequence ATGAACACTCTTGTCATTGCGGAACACGACAATGCGCAGCTCAAGGCCGCCACGCTGCATACAGTGACGGCCGCGCGCCAGTTGAACGGCAACGTACACGTGCTTGTTGCCGGGCATGACGCGCTGGCCGCTGCTCAGGCCGCCAGTGCAATCGAAGGCGTCGACAAGGTTATTCTGATCGACGCACCGCACCTTGCCGACGGTCTCGCGGAAAACGTAGCGGCGCAGGTCCTAGCGCTCGCATCCGGCTACACGCATCTCTTTTTCCCCGCGACAGCAGCAGGCAAGAATGTCGCGCCGCGCGTTGCTGCAAAGCTCGACGCATCACAGATTTCGGACGTGACTGCCATTCATTCGGCCGACACTTTCGATCGGCCGATTTACGCAGGCAACGCCATCGCGACCGTGCAATGTGCTGATGCCGCGAAGGTCGCAACGATCCGCACGACCGCTTTCGAAGCGGCATCCGCGGCGGGCGGCAACGCGCCGGTCGAAACGAAGGACGCCGCCGCAGAAAACACTCGCGTTCGCTTCGTGCGACGTGAAGTGGCCGTCAGCGAGAGGCCCGAGCTGACGTCGGCGCGCATCGTCGTGTCGGGCGGCCGCGGCATGGGCAGCGCGGAAAACTTCGCGCTGCTCGATCCGCTCGCCCAGAAGCTCGGCGCCGCCGTCGGTGCATCGCGCGCGGCGGTGGACTCCGGTTTCGCGCCAAACGACTGGCAGGTCGGGCAGACCGGCAAGATCGTTGCGCCGCAGCTATACATCGCGGTCGGCATTTCTGGCGCGATCCAGCATTTGGCTGGCATGAAGGATTCGAAAGTGATCGTCGCGATCAACAAGGATGCCGAAGCGCCGATCTTCAGTGTGGCTGACTACGGTCTCGTAGCCGATCTGTTCGAAGCAGTCCCGCAGATCACGCAGGCGCTCTGA
- a CDS encoding electron transfer flavoprotein subunit beta/FixA family protein: protein MKVFAAVKRVVDYNVKVRVKSDQSGVDIGNVKMSMNPFDEIAVEAATRLKEAGQASEVVAVTCGTAQSVETLRTALAIGADRALHIQTDAELQPLAVAKLIKAAVEREQPQLVILGKQAIDDDAGQTGQMLAALLDWPQATFANRIEINGETATVTREVDGGLEVLELQLPAIVTTDLRLNEPRYVTLPNIMKAKKKPLDTLSPAELGVDPSPRLKTLKVVEPAARKAGTRVPDVATLIEKLRNEAKVI, encoded by the coding sequence ATGAAAGTGTTTGCAGCAGTCAAGCGTGTTGTCGACTACAACGTGAAGGTCCGCGTCAAATCGGACCAAAGTGGTGTCGATATCGGCAACGTGAAGATGTCGATGAACCCGTTCGATGAAATCGCCGTCGAGGCGGCAACGCGCCTTAAGGAAGCCGGCCAGGCAAGCGAAGTCGTCGCAGTGACTTGCGGTACGGCGCAAAGCGTGGAAACCTTGCGGACGGCGCTGGCCATCGGCGCGGATCGTGCGCTGCACATCCAGACCGATGCCGAACTGCAGCCGCTTGCGGTCGCCAAGCTGATCAAGGCTGCCGTCGAACGCGAACAGCCGCAACTCGTCATCCTTGGCAAGCAGGCCATCGACGACGACGCCGGCCAGACCGGACAGATGCTCGCGGCACTGCTCGACTGGCCGCAGGCGACCTTTGCGAACCGCATCGAAATCAACGGCGAAACCGCCACCGTGACACGCGAAGTGGACGGTGGCCTCGAGGTCCTCGAGTTGCAGTTGCCGGCAATCGTCACGACCGATCTGCGGCTGAACGAGCCGCGCTATGTCACCCTGCCGAACATCATGAAAGCGAAGAAGAAGCCGCTCGATACGCTCAGCCCCGCGGAGCTCGGCGTCGATCCGTCACCGCGCCTGAAGACGCTGAAGGTAGTTGAGCCTGCTGCGCGCAAGGCCGGCACGCGAGTGCCGGACGTCGCCACGCTGATCGAAAAACTCAGGAACGAAGCGAAGGTAATCTGA
- a CDS encoding HutD/Ves family protein: MASAQFPDAQLPAGVAVQPLASFPTQRWRNGGGTTRALAEAPDGGWRVSLADVERDGPYSRFAGMTRLSLVMEGSGVTLRDAADEVWLQRGIPVGYDGERAWQATLCEGPVIALNAMAAHGRFRARMTPLRHATLVPSGFFTLVLTLNGRCAWHTEDGNSATTPDEASVMTCGPEAGSLVLTPLPFVVQTGRRRISGFTAALVTIEPVGPSDIQKRGNNV; encoded by the coding sequence ATGGCCTCGGCGCAGTTTCCTGACGCGCAGTTGCCGGCTGGCGTTGCAGTTCAGCCGCTCGCGTCCTTCCCGACACAGCGCTGGCGCAACGGCGGCGGCACAACGCGTGCGCTCGCCGAAGCACCGGACGGCGGCTGGCGCGTGAGCCTGGCTGACGTCGAGCGCGACGGCCCGTACTCGCGTTTTGCCGGCATGACCCGTCTGTCGCTCGTCATGGAGGGCTCGGGCGTCACATTGCGCGACGCAGCCGATGAAGTCTGGCTGCAGCGCGGCATCCCGGTCGGGTACGACGGCGAACGCGCGTGGCAAGCAACGCTGTGTGAAGGTCCAGTGATCGCGCTCAATGCAATGGCCGCTCATGGTCGCTTTCGGGCACGCATGACGCCGCTGCGCCATGCGACGCTGGTGCCATCCGGATTTTTCACGCTGGTGCTTACTCTGAACGGCCGTTGCGCGTGGCATACCGAAGACGGCAACTCTGCCACGACACCTGACGAAGCGTCCGTCATGACGTGCGGGCCGGAAGCCGGCAGCCTCGTGCTCACGCCGTTGCCGTTTGTCGTACAGACAGGCAGACGACGCATATCCGGATTCACCGCGGCACTGGTCACCATCGAACCGGTGGGCCCATCCGACATACAGAAGCGAGGAAACAACGTATGA
- a CDS encoding NAD(P)/FAD-dependent oxidoreductase: MNTYDVVVIGAGVIGSSVAFQLSKLGAKNVLVLDRATIGAGTTSQSSGILRTHYSVKENVELARKSWSVFNDFAAYLGDDEASCGLVKSGYMIVAADGDKLEPLRASLDQQKQQGIPLELLDARQAKELLPIARFDDAALIGYEPEAGFADAYLTATSFARAARRGGVTIRENVTVHRLLLENNKVVGVSTSVGDFSTSNVISTQNIWTPELAGWTGRSLPIVPERHAVLALECEGAPYTFKMPVFKDLASEGMLYYRCYGGNQMLVSEGVVGEKLNAADTEQGDIPMDYIVDVGAQVAERFPAYEAAGIASSWTGVYDVTPDWNPVLGPLPGIEGLTVGYGFSGHGFKLSPTVGRVLAQSALGLPTDVSLKPYSIERFATGDLLTGKYGLGAVS; encoded by the coding sequence GTGAATACATATGATGTCGTGGTAATCGGTGCTGGCGTGATCGGAAGCTCCGTCGCGTTTCAGCTGTCTAAGCTTGGAGCGAAGAACGTCCTGGTACTGGATCGCGCGACGATTGGTGCAGGCACGACCTCGCAGTCGTCAGGCATCCTTCGTACACACTATTCGGTGAAGGAAAACGTCGAACTGGCACGCAAGTCATGGTCCGTGTTCAACGATTTCGCGGCCTATCTCGGCGACGACGAAGCTTCCTGCGGCCTGGTGAAATCCGGCTACATGATTGTGGCCGCCGACGGCGACAAGCTTGAACCCTTGCGCGCATCGCTCGATCAGCAGAAACAGCAAGGCATTCCGCTTGAGCTGCTCGACGCACGACAGGCAAAGGAGCTGCTCCCAATAGCCCGATTCGACGACGCCGCGTTGATCGGCTACGAGCCGGAAGCCGGCTTTGCGGATGCCTACCTGACCGCTACCAGTTTTGCGCGCGCCGCACGCCGTGGCGGCGTGACTATCCGCGAGAACGTAACGGTGCACCGCCTGCTGCTCGAGAATAACAAGGTCGTTGGCGTCTCGACCAGCGTCGGTGACTTCTCCACCTCCAACGTGATTAGCACGCAGAACATCTGGACACCCGAGCTTGCCGGCTGGACGGGCAGATCGTTGCCGATCGTGCCCGAGCGCCACGCCGTGCTCGCTCTCGAATGCGAAGGCGCGCCCTACACCTTCAAGATGCCGGTGTTCAAGGATCTCGCGTCCGAAGGCATGCTCTACTACCGCTGCTATGGCGGCAACCAGATGCTGGTCAGCGAGGGCGTGGTGGGGGAAAAGCTCAACGCGGCCGACACCGAACAAGGCGATATCCCGATGGACTACATCGTGGACGTTGGTGCACAGGTCGCGGAGCGCTTCCCGGCCTACGAGGCGGCAGGCATCGCGTCGTCGTGGACGGGAGTGTATGACGTAACACCCGACTGGAACCCCGTGCTCGGCCCGCTCCCCGGAATTGAAGGACTGACAGTTGGCTACGGCTTCTCCGGGCACGGTTTCAAACTCTCGCCGACGGTCGGCCGCGTTCTCGCGCAAAGCGCGCTCGGCCTGCCGACTGATGTTTCGCTCAAGCCGTATTCGATCGAACGCTTCGCAACGGGCGATCTTCTCACAGGGAAATATGGCCTCGGCGCAGTTTCCTGA
- a CDS encoding electron transfer flavoprotein-ubiquinone oxidoreductase, translating into MNTHTLTDEAVERESMEYDVVIVGGGPAGLSAAIRLKQLAAQRGVEFGVCVLEKGSEIGAHILSGAVMDPRALNELIPDWKEKGAPLNVEVTEDRFLFLTEKGAVKTPNWALPDNFKNHGNYVISLANVTRWLGQQAEALGVDIFPGFPAAEVLYNDDGSVKGVVTGNMGVGKDGEPTENFQLGMELHAKYTLFCEGARGHLGRQLNERFKLNKDSDPQVYGIGIKELWEIDPAKHQPGLVIHTAGWPLDTDTYGGSFLYHIDNNQVMVGFVVGLGYTNPYLSPFEEFQRYKTHPSIRAFLEGGKRVSYGARAITAGGLMSLPKLVFPGGALVGDDAGFLNVSRIKGSHAAIKTGMLAAEAAFNAVQSHRHGDELTSYPQAFRRSWLADELHRARNFKQWMSKGLYLGTLMVGLEQKLLGGNVPWTLHHKHWDHETLKPASQCKPIDYPKPDGKLTFDRLSSVFISNTNHEENQPAHLTLKDASVPVNVNLRTYAGPEGRFCPAAVYEFVKNDDGSDRLVINAQNCVHCKTCDIKDPTQNIVWVAPEGGGGPNYSNM; encoded by the coding sequence ATGAACACACACACCCTCACTGACGAGGCGGTCGAACGCGAATCGATGGAGTACGACGTGGTGATCGTCGGCGGCGGCCCTGCGGGGCTTTCTGCGGCGATACGGTTGAAGCAGTTGGCGGCGCAAAGAGGCGTCGAATTCGGCGTCTGCGTGCTCGAAAAAGGCTCGGAGATCGGCGCGCACATTCTGTCGGGCGCGGTCATGGACCCACGCGCGCTCAACGAACTGATTCCCGACTGGAAGGAAAAGGGCGCTCCACTCAATGTCGAGGTGACCGAAGACCGGTTCCTGTTCTTGACCGAGAAAGGCGCCGTCAAGACTCCTAATTGGGCGCTGCCGGACAACTTCAAGAATCACGGCAACTACGTGATCAGCCTCGCGAACGTCACGCGCTGGCTCGGCCAGCAGGCCGAAGCGCTGGGCGTCGATATCTTCCCGGGCTTCCCAGCTGCTGAAGTCTTGTATAACGACGATGGTTCGGTCAAAGGCGTCGTGACCGGCAACATGGGCGTCGGCAAGGATGGCGAGCCCACCGAGAACTTCCAACTCGGCATGGAGTTGCACGCGAAATACACGCTCTTCTGCGAAGGTGCGCGCGGCCACCTGGGCCGTCAGTTGAACGAGCGGTTCAAGCTCAACAAGGATTCGGACCCGCAGGTCTATGGCATCGGCATCAAGGAACTGTGGGAGATCGATCCGGCCAAGCACCAGCCGGGGCTAGTGATCCATACGGCCGGCTGGCCGCTCGATACCGACACCTACGGCGGCTCGTTCCTCTATCACATCGACAACAACCAGGTGATGGTGGGCTTCGTGGTCGGCCTGGGCTATACGAATCCGTATCTCTCGCCGTTCGAGGAGTTCCAGCGCTACAAGACGCATCCGTCGATCCGTGCCTTCCTCGAAGGCGGCAAGCGTGTCTCGTACGGCGCGCGTGCGATCACCGCGGGCGGCTTGATGTCGCTGCCGAAGCTGGTGTTTCCGGGCGGCGCGCTGGTCGGCGACGACGCGGGCTTCCTGAATGTATCGCGCATCAAGGGTTCGCACGCGGCAATCAAAACCGGGATGCTAGCCGCCGAGGCTGCGTTCAACGCGGTGCAATCACATCGCCATGGAGATGAGCTGACCTCCTACCCGCAGGCGTTCAGGCGATCGTGGCTGGCTGACGAGCTACACAGGGCGCGCAACTTCAAGCAATGGATGAGTAAGGGCCTGTATCTCGGCACGCTGATGGTCGGGCTCGAGCAAAAGCTGTTGGGTGGCAACGTGCCGTGGACGCTGCACCATAAGCACTGGGATCACGAGACGCTTAAGCCCGCCTCGCAGTGCAAGCCGATTGACTACCCGAAGCCGGACGGCAAGCTGACATTCGACCGGCTCTCGTCGGTGTTCATCTCGAACACGAATCACGAGGAAAACCAGCCGGCGCATTTGACGCTCAAGGATGCTTCGGTGCCGGTGAACGTGAACCTGCGCACGTATGCCGGTCCCGAGGGCCGTTTCTGCCCGGCGGCGGTCTATGAGTTCGTGAAGAACGACGATGGCAGCGACCGGCTCGTCATCAACGCGCAGAACTGTGTGCACTGCAAGACCTGCGACATCAAAGACCCGACGCAGAACATCGTGTGGGTTGCACCAGAGGGTGGGGGCGGTCCGAATTATTCAAACATGTAG
- a CDS encoding TetR family transcriptional regulator C-terminal domain-containing protein yields the protein MDATLAVVGDVGLEKLTIRKVSDYAGVSVGLAHHHFENKSNLVYKTFVHLIRRMRDQLTSGRRGIADPVERMKFTADMCFNQEVMSPGAANVWPHMWSSSAHDAEVQRLCAAFSRRLRSNFLFDLKQAGCDPAMARIHAVQAMALVHGLWIEHKVAGSISMDEVIGIFHGMIDNATHWVWKSNMRRSASAH from the coding sequence TTGGATGCCACGTTGGCCGTAGTTGGCGATGTCGGACTCGAAAAACTTACAATTAGAAAGGTAAGCGACTATGCCGGCGTGTCAGTCGGCCTCGCGCACCACCACTTCGAAAACAAGAGCAATCTTGTGTATAAGACCTTCGTGCACCTCATCCGACGGATGCGCGACCAGTTGACCAGCGGCCGCCGGGGCATCGCCGACCCTGTCGAGCGCATGAAATTCACGGCTGATATGTGCTTCAACCAAGAAGTCATGAGCCCGGGCGCCGCAAACGTATGGCCGCACATGTGGAGTTCATCTGCGCACGATGCGGAGGTCCAGAGGCTGTGCGCGGCGTTCTCGCGCCGTCTGCGGTCCAACTTCCTGTTTGATTTGAAGCAAGCTGGATGCGACCCGGCCATGGCGCGCATACACGCAGTCCAAGCCATGGCACTCGTGCATGGTTTGTGGATCGAGCACAAGGTCGCGGGCAGCATTTCGATGGACGAAGTCATTGGGATCTTCCACGGGATGATCGACAACGCGACGCATTGGGTCTGGAAATCCAACATGAGGCGATCGGCTTCGGCGCATTGA
- a CDS encoding ABC transporter ATP-binding protein — protein sequence MSTIVSFKNVQKTYDGETLVVKNLNLDIKEGEFLTMLGPSGSGKTTCLMMLAGFETATHGEILLQGRPINRIPPERRNIGMVFQSYALFPHKSVAENLAFPLKVRKVGKAEIEKKVQGALRMVNMEKFANRMPAQLSGGQQQRVAVARALVFEPALVLMDEPLGALDKQLREQMQYEIKQIHAQSGLTVVYVTHDQSEAMTMSDRIAVFNNGIIQQLATPSRLYEQPENAFVARFIGESNELKGTIADVSSERCTVKLDGGHTIKASTGAVLRASSNACVSLRPERIAIGEHAKTCDNVFSGGVKDLIYYGDHLRLVMQICGRDDFIVKLPNDGAARTLRVGDSVHVGWMAEACRALQ from the coding sequence ATGTCAACAATTGTTTCTTTCAAAAACGTCCAGAAGACGTACGACGGCGAAACGTTGGTGGTGAAAAACCTGAACCTTGATATCAAGGAAGGCGAATTTCTCACCATGCTGGGGCCGTCCGGTTCGGGAAAGACCACTTGCCTGATGATGCTGGCGGGATTCGAGACGGCCACGCACGGAGAAATCCTGCTACAGGGCCGGCCGATCAACCGCATTCCGCCTGAGCGCCGCAACATCGGGATGGTGTTTCAGAGCTATGCGCTCTTTCCGCACAAGTCCGTCGCCGAGAACCTCGCCTTTCCTCTCAAGGTGAGGAAGGTCGGAAAGGCGGAGATCGAGAAGAAAGTTCAGGGTGCGTTGCGGATGGTGAACATGGAGAAGTTCGCCAACCGGATGCCAGCCCAACTGTCCGGTGGTCAGCAGCAACGTGTCGCGGTCGCAAGAGCGCTCGTGTTCGAGCCGGCGCTGGTGCTGATGGATGAACCGCTCGGCGCGCTCGACAAGCAGCTTCGCGAGCAGATGCAGTACGAAATCAAGCAGATCCATGCGCAAAGTGGGCTGACCGTCGTCTATGTCACGCATGACCAAAGTGAAGCAATGACGATGTCCGATCGCATTGCAGTCTTCAACAACGGAATCATTCAGCAACTGGCGACACCGTCGAGGCTATACGAGCAGCCTGAGAACGCGTTCGTCGCGCGCTTCATCGGCGAGAGTAACGAGCTTAAGGGAACCATTGCAGACGTAAGTAGCGAGCGTTGCACAGTCAAGCTTGATGGTGGGCACACCATCAAGGCCAGCACTGGGGCCGTGCTCAGGGCTTCGAGTAACGCCTGCGTATCGCTTCGACCGGAGCGCATTGCAATTGGAGAGCACGCGAAGACATGTGACAACGTGTTTAGCGGTGGTGTAAAGGACTTGATCTATTACGGGGACCATTTGCGGCTCGTGATGCAGATCTGCGGCAGGGACGACTTCATCGTCAAGCTGCCGAACGATGGCGCTGCGCGAACGCTGCGAGTGGGTGATTCCGTACACGTTGGCTGGATGGCGGAAGCGTGCCGCGCGCTGCAGTAG
- a CDS encoding ABC transporter permease yields MLLVLPLLAFLLVTFLVPIGSLLLKSFRDPTISNELPHAAVLLRSWDPAVGHLPDEKLYEAFGTDLLAAKANDGVSRVASRLNFDEVGLRSLMMKTARHLGEPQTGSWHTRLSAIDSRWDDISTWSTLKYAAYPWTFDYYLKAFDFKRDADGAIVRQKESQRLYVDVFVRTAWVSVLVSFLCLLFGYPVAYFLANIPARYSNLFMIMVLLPFWTSILVRTTAWVVVLQTHGVVNDLLVHLGFSRMSLIYNRFGVLVAMTHILLPYAILSLYSVMKGVPSVYVKAARSLGAGPIRSFFQAYFPQTLPGVGAAGMLTFILAVGYYITPAIVGGPDDQLASYYIANHVNTTLNWGLASALASVLLVGVLLIYGIFVRITGGAGVKLG; encoded by the coding sequence ATGTTGCTGGTTCTCCCGCTGCTTGCGTTCCTGCTCGTCACCTTCCTCGTTCCAATTGGCAGTCTGCTGCTAAAGAGCTTCCGGGACCCGACCATCTCGAACGAGTTGCCGCACGCCGCCGTCTTGCTGCGCAGCTGGGATCCGGCAGTGGGACATCTGCCGGACGAGAAGCTGTACGAGGCATTTGGGACCGACCTTCTGGCAGCGAAGGCAAACGATGGGGTGAGCCGCGTTGCCTCGCGACTGAACTTCGACGAGGTGGGATTGCGCAGTCTGATGATGAAGACAGCGCGGCATCTGGGCGAACCGCAGACCGGCTCTTGGCATACGCGTCTCTCGGCGATCGATTCACGCTGGGACGATATCTCGACGTGGTCGACGCTCAAGTATGCCGCTTATCCTTGGACCTTCGATTACTACCTGAAGGCCTTCGACTTCAAGCGCGATGCGGATGGCGCGATCGTTCGACAAAAGGAGAGCCAGCGCCTGTACGTAGATGTGTTCGTCCGTACCGCATGGGTCAGCGTGCTTGTGAGCTTTCTGTGCCTGCTGTTTGGCTATCCCGTCGCTTACTTCCTTGCCAACATTCCTGCACGCTACAGCAACCTGTTCATGATCATGGTACTGCTGCCGTTCTGGACTTCTATCCTCGTGCGAACGACGGCGTGGGTCGTCGTGCTTCAGACGCATGGTGTGGTGAACGACTTGCTCGTGCACCTTGGGTTCAGCCGGATGTCTCTGATATACAACCGCTTCGGTGTGCTGGTAGCCATGACGCACATTCTTTTGCCGTACGCGATTCTCTCGCTCTATAGCGTGATGAAGGGTGTCCCGTCCGTGTACGTGAAGGCTGCCCGCTCGCTTGGCGCGGGTCCGATTCGTTCGTTCTTCCAAGCCTACTTTCCGCAGACACTGCCTGGTGTAGGCGCGGCGGGAATGCTGACCTTCATTTTGGCGGTGGGGTACTACATCACCCCGGCTATCGTGGGTGGACCCGACGACCAGCTGGCGAGCTACTACATCGCCAACCACGTCAACACCACCCTGAACTGGGGCCTCGCGAGCGCACTGGCATCGGTGCTATTGGTCGGTGTCCTGCTCATTTACGGCATCTTCGTACGGATCACCGGCGGCGCTGGTGTGAAACTGGGGTAA
- a CDS encoding ABC transporter permease, which produces MFQFPAYATVWGRVGRVSYVVLSLSVLLFLVSPILVVMPLSFNSQPYFTYPLPGVSLRWYHEFFDSPDWMLALKNTLITGVSATAIATVLGVTASLGLTSSRIRGKAIITGILISPMIVPLIITAVGVYFAFSPLGLTSSLLGLILAHAALGAPFVVVTVTATLAGFNETLSRAGRSLGASPLRVFLQIKLPIIAPGVVSGALFAFATSFDEIVVALFLTGPDQRTIPRQMWAGIREQLSPTILAVASLLVVISTLLLLTLELLRRRTERLRGINHAA; this is translated from the coding sequence ATGTTCCAATTTCCTGCTTACGCGACTGTCTGGGGACGGGTAGGGCGCGTCTCCTATGTCGTGCTCTCACTGTCGGTACTGCTGTTTCTGGTGTCGCCCATCCTGGTCGTGATGCCACTGTCGTTCAACTCGCAACCGTACTTCACGTATCCGTTGCCCGGGGTGAGCCTGCGCTGGTACCACGAGTTCTTCGACAGCCCGGACTGGATGCTGGCGCTGAAAAACACCCTGATTACGGGCGTTTCAGCTACCGCAATCGCAACGGTTCTTGGCGTGACGGCGTCGTTGGGTTTAACGAGCAGCCGCATCCGCGGCAAAGCGATCATAACGGGCATCCTGATTTCGCCGATGATCGTGCCGCTGATCATTACGGCTGTTGGCGTCTATTTTGCTTTCAGCCCGCTCGGACTCACAAGCAGTCTGCTCGGCCTGATTCTGGCCCACGCTGCACTGGGTGCTCCGTTCGTCGTCGTGACGGTTACCGCGACGCTCGCCGGCTTTAACGAAACGCTTTCCAGAGCAGGACGCAGCTTGGGTGCATCTCCGTTGCGTGTGTTCCTGCAAATCAAGCTTCCGATCATTGCGCCTGGAGTCGTGTCGGGCGCGCTGTTCGCATTCGCAACGTCGTTTGACGAGATTGTCGTCGCGCTTTTCCTGACGGGTCCAGACCAACGCACGATCCCGCGGCAAATGTGGGCGGGAATCCGGGAGCAGTTGAGTCCGACGATTCTCGCGGTCGCAAGCCTGCTGGTTGTGATTTCAACGCTGCTGCTGCTTACGCTCGAGCTTTTGCGCCGTCGAACCGAACGGCTTCGCGGGATCAACCATGCTGCCTGA